In Burkholderia gladioli, a genomic segment contains:
- a CDS encoding polyprenyl synthetase family protein: MSSTASPSLSAAQLLAPIVDDMEQVNRVIRHSLSSDVLLINQIAEYIIGAGGKRLRPALLLLVAGALGDGSSHRHTLAAVVEFIHTATLLHDDVVDESELRRGRKTANALFGNAASVLVGDYLYSRSFEMMVGVGKMRVMEILSEATTIISEGEVLQLLNMHDADVDESRYMQVIRYKTAKLFEASARLGAVLAGADASTEAAAAEYGRRIGTAFQIMDDWLDYAGTAESMGKNAGDDLREGKPTLPLIHLLEHGTPEQQALAREAIEQGGTDRFETIFEAITRSGALDHTLECARQEAQAAADAIFSFPSSIFKNSLLELCSYSTTRKS, encoded by the coding sequence ATGTCGTCCACTGCCTCCCCTTCCCTGAGCGCTGCCCAACTGCTGGCCCCGATCGTCGACGATATGGAGCAGGTCAACCGCGTGATTCGGCACAGCCTGTCGTCCGACGTGCTGCTGATCAACCAGATCGCGGAATACATCATCGGCGCGGGCGGCAAGCGGCTGCGGCCTGCCCTGCTGCTGCTCGTCGCGGGCGCGCTGGGCGACGGCTCGAGCCATCGCCACACGCTGGCCGCCGTCGTCGAGTTCATCCACACCGCGACGCTGCTGCACGACGACGTGGTCGACGAATCGGAACTGCGGCGCGGCCGCAAGACCGCCAACGCGCTGTTCGGCAACGCCGCCAGCGTGCTGGTGGGCGACTATCTCTACTCGCGCTCGTTCGAGATGATGGTCGGCGTCGGCAAGATGCGCGTGATGGAGATCCTTTCCGAGGCGACCACCATCATCTCCGAGGGCGAGGTGCTGCAACTGCTCAACATGCATGACGCCGACGTCGACGAATCGCGCTACATGCAGGTGATCCGCTACAAGACGGCCAAGCTGTTCGAGGCCTCGGCGCGGCTGGGCGCCGTGCTGGCCGGCGCGGACGCGAGCACCGAGGCCGCCGCCGCCGAATACGGCCGCCGCATCGGCACCGCCTTCCAGATCATGGACGACTGGCTCGACTACGCGGGCACCGCCGAATCGATGGGCAAGAACGCCGGCGACGACCTGCGCGAAGGCAAGCCGACGCTGCCGCTGATCCACCTGCTCGAACATGGCACGCCCGAGCAGCAGGCGCTGGCGCGCGAGGCCATCGAGCAGGGCGGCACCGACCGCTTCGAGACGATCTTCGAGGCGATCACGCGTTCGGGCGCGCTCGACCACACGCTGGAATGCGCGCGTCAGGAAGCCCAGGCCGCGGCCGATGCAATTTTTTCGTTTCCCTCTTCCATTTTCAAAAACTCGCTGCTAGAATTATGTTCTTACTCGACGACACGAAAGTCTTGA
- the rplU gene encoding 50S ribosomal protein L21, with amino-acid sequence MYAVIKTGGKQYKVAVGEKLKVEQIPADIDAEITLDQVLAVGEGESIQFGTPLVSGASVKATVVSHGRHAKVTIFKMRRRKHYQKHGGHRQNYTELRIDAINA; translated from the coding sequence ATGTACGCGGTCATAAAAACCGGTGGCAAGCAGTACAAGGTTGCCGTCGGCGAAAAACTCAAAGTAGAACAGATACCGGCAGACATTGACGCAGAAATCACGCTCGACCAGGTTCTCGCGGTAGGCGAAGGCGAATCGATTCAGTTCGGTACGCCGCTGGTCAGTGGGGCTTCCGTCAAGGCTACCGTTGTCTCCCACGGTCGTCATGCCAAGGTCACCATCTTCAAGATGCGTCGCCGGAAGCACTACCAAAAGCACGGCGGCCACCGCCAGAACTACACCGAACTGCGCATCGACGCGATCAACGCGTAA
- the rpmA gene encoding 50S ribosomal protein L27, protein MAHKKAGGSSRNGRDSESKRLGVKVYGGQAINAGGIIVRQRGTRMHPGENVGIGKDHTLFALVDGHVKFATKGAARKHTVIVVPAAA, encoded by the coding sequence ATGGCACACAAAAAGGCAGGCGGGTCTTCCCGCAACGGCCGCGACTCCGAATCGAAGCGCCTCGGCGTGAAGGTTTACGGCGGCCAGGCAATCAATGCCGGTGGCATCATCGTCCGTCAGCGCGGCACGCGCATGCACCCGGGCGAAAACGTCGGCATCGGCAAGGACCACACGCTGTTCGCGCTGGTCGATGGTCACGTGAAGTTCGCGACCAAGGGCGCAGCCCGCAAGCACACGGTTATCGTCGTTCCGGCCGCTGCGTAA
- the cgtA gene encoding Obg family GTPase CgtA, protein MKFIDEARIEVIAGNGGDGSASMRREKFVPFGGPDGGDGGRGGSVYAVADRNINTLIDYRFAKKHLARNGENGRGSDCYGKGGDDITLRMPVGTVITDMDTGELIADLTEHEQKVLVAEGGAGGLGNLHFKSSTNRAPRQKTDGKPGERRMVKLELKVLADVGLLGMPNAGKSTFISSVSNAKPKIADYPFTTLAPNLGVVRVGPSKSFVIADIPGLIEGAAEGAGLGHQFLRHLQRTGVLLHLVDLAPFDENVDPVAEATAIVGELRKYDESLYEKPRWLVLNKLDMVPEDERAERVADFIRRFGWDGPVFEISALTGQGCDNLVYAVYDYLTEHSDAHRASEAEDLAADVRFRETPGGAAPSKSDAD, encoded by the coding sequence ATGAAGTTCATTGACGAAGCGCGAATCGAAGTCATCGCCGGGAACGGAGGTGATGGCAGCGCGTCGATGCGCCGCGAGAAGTTCGTTCCGTTCGGCGGGCCGGACGGCGGCGACGGCGGCCGCGGCGGCAGCGTCTACGCGGTCGCCGACCGCAACATCAACACGCTGATCGACTACCGGTTCGCGAAGAAACACCTGGCGCGCAACGGCGAGAACGGGCGCGGCTCGGATTGCTACGGCAAGGGCGGCGACGACATCACGCTGCGCATGCCGGTCGGCACCGTGATCACCGACATGGATACCGGCGAGCTGATCGCCGACCTGACCGAGCACGAGCAGAAGGTGCTGGTGGCCGAAGGCGGCGCGGGCGGCCTCGGCAACCTGCACTTCAAGTCGAGCACCAATCGCGCGCCGCGGCAGAAGACCGATGGCAAGCCCGGCGAGCGCCGCATGGTGAAGCTCGAGCTGAAGGTGCTGGCCGACGTCGGTCTGCTCGGCATGCCCAACGCGGGCAAGTCGACCTTCATTTCTTCGGTGTCCAACGCCAAGCCGAAGATCGCCGACTACCCGTTCACCACGCTCGCGCCGAACCTCGGCGTGGTGCGTGTGGGCCCGAGCAAGAGCTTCGTGATCGCCGACATCCCGGGTCTGATCGAGGGCGCCGCCGAGGGCGCGGGCCTCGGCCACCAGTTCCTGCGCCACCTCCAGCGCACCGGCGTGCTGCTGCACCTGGTCGACCTCGCGCCCTTCGACGAGAACGTCGATCCGGTCGCCGAGGCCACGGCCATCGTCGGCGAGCTGCGCAAGTACGACGAATCGCTCTACGAGAAGCCGCGCTGGCTGGTGCTGAACAAGCTCGACATGGTGCCCGAGGACGAGCGCGCCGAGCGCGTCGCCGATTTCATCCGCCGCTTCGGCTGGGATGGCCCGGTGTTCGAGATCTCGGCGCTGACCGGGCAGGGCTGCGATAACCTCGTCTACGCCGTCTACGACTACCTCACCGAGCATTCGGATGCGCATCGCGCCTCCGAAGCCGAGGACCTGGCCGCCGACGTGCGTTTCCGCGAGACGCCGGGCGGCGCCGCGCCGTCGAAGTCCGACGCGGACTGA
- the proB gene encoding glutamate 5-kinase, which translates to MRSIIADSKRLVVKVGSSLVTNDGRGLDHAAIGRWAAQIAALREAGKEVVLVSSGAIAEGMQRLGWSKRPREIDELQAAAAVGQMGLAQVYESRFAEHGIRTAQILLTHADLADRERYLNARSTLLTLLRLGVVPIINENDTVVTDEIKFGDNDTLGALVANLIEGDALVILTDQSGLFTADPRKDPAATLVQEADAGAPELEAMAGGAGSSLGRGGMLTKILAAKRAAHSGANTVIASGRETEVLVRLAAGEAIGTQLIARTARMAARKQWMADHLQVRGHVVIDAGAVEKLTAGGKSLLPIGIVAVQGVFARGEVIACVNDAGREIARGLTNYSSAETKLIQRKPSGEIETVLGYMLEPELIHRDNLVLV; encoded by the coding sequence ATGCGTTCGATCATCGCCGATTCGAAGCGATTGGTTGTGAAGGTGGGTTCCAGCCTCGTCACCAACGACGGGCGCGGGCTCGATCATGCGGCGATCGGCCGTTGGGCGGCGCAGATCGCGGCCCTGCGCGAGGCCGGCAAGGAGGTCGTGCTGGTCAGCTCGGGCGCGATCGCCGAGGGCATGCAGCGGCTCGGCTGGAGCAAGCGGCCACGCGAGATCGACGAGTTGCAGGCCGCCGCCGCGGTCGGCCAGATGGGGCTCGCGCAGGTCTACGAGAGCCGCTTCGCCGAGCACGGCATCCGCACCGCGCAGATCCTGCTGACCCACGCCGATCTGGCCGATCGCGAACGCTACCTCAACGCGCGCTCGACCCTGCTGACGCTGCTGCGCCTGGGCGTGGTGCCGATCATCAACGAGAACGACACGGTGGTCACCGACGAAATCAAGTTCGGCGACAACGACACGCTCGGCGCGCTGGTCGCGAACCTGATCGAGGGCGATGCGCTGGTGATCCTGACCGACCAGTCGGGCCTGTTCACCGCCGATCCGCGCAAGGACCCGGCCGCCACCCTGGTGCAAGAAGCCGATGCGGGCGCGCCCGAGCTCGAAGCGATGGCCGGTGGTGCCGGCTCGAGCCTGGGCCGGGGCGGCATGCTGACCAAGATCCTGGCCGCCAAGCGTGCCGCGCACAGCGGCGCCAACACGGTGATCGCGAGCGGCCGCGAGACCGAGGTGCTGGTGCGGCTGGCCGCGGGCGAGGCGATCGGCACCCAGCTGATCGCACGCACCGCGCGCATGGCTGCGCGCAAGCAATGGATGGCCGACCACCTGCAGGTGCGTGGCCACGTGGTGATCGACGCCGGCGCGGTCGAGAAGCTGACGGCTGGCGGCAAGAGCCTGCTGCCGATCGGTATCGTCGCGGTGCAGGGCGTGTTCGCGCGCGGCGAGGTGATTGCCTGCGTCAACGATGCCGGTCGCGAGATCGCGCGCGGCCTGACAAACTACAGCAGCGCGGAAACCAAGCTGATCCAGCGCAAGCCGAGCGGTGAGATCGAAACGGTGCTCGGCTACATGCTCGAGCCCGAGCTGATTCATCGCGACAATCTAGTGCTGGTCTGA
- a CDS encoding CNP1-like family protein, whose protein sequence is MKSFAFAAASLAAVAVLAGCAHSKTSSEPSNKDDSAFVYLLDRQPSWKENTVDTLPPLPQPSNLLPFEVSQNTPLKFFVDASSLSVGTDGIVRYTSVITSPAGARNVIYEGIRCDTYEWRQYAALNADHNGWDRTVETDWQRIENGNLNAYRAALYQDYFCSNKMPAAKTSTIIDNLRAHRTILNQQVR, encoded by the coding sequence TTGAAATCGTTCGCTTTCGCCGCGGCGTCGCTCGCCGCGGTTGCCGTGCTGGCCGGCTGCGCCCATTCCAAGACATCGAGCGAGCCGTCCAACAAGGACGACAGCGCGTTCGTCTACCTGCTCGACCGCCAGCCCAGCTGGAAGGAAAACACGGTCGATACGCTCCCGCCCCTGCCGCAGCCGTCCAACCTGCTGCCCTTCGAGGTCTCCCAGAACACGCCGCTGAAGTTCTTCGTCGATGCCAGCTCGCTGAGCGTGGGCACCGACGGCATCGTCCGCTACACCTCGGTGATCACCAGCCCGGCCGGCGCGCGCAACGTGATCTACGAAGGAATCCGCTGCGACACCTACGAATGGCGCCAGTACGCGGCGCTCAACGCCGACCACAACGGCTGGGACCGCACCGTCGAGACCGACTGGCAGCGCATCGAGAACGGCAACCTGAATGCCTATCGCGCCGCGCTCTACCAGGATTACTTCTGCTCGAACAAGATGCCGGCCGCCAAGACCAGCACCATCATCGACAACCTGCGTGCCCATCGCACCATCCTGAACCAGCAGGTGCGCTGA
- a CDS encoding RNA pyrophosphohydrolase produces MLDREGFRPNVGIILLNAHNEVFWGKRLREHSWQFPQGGIKYGETPMQAMFRELHEETGLLPEHVKIIGRTRDWLRYEVPDKFIKREVRGHYRGQKQIWFLLRMVGRDCDICLRATDHPEFDAWRWNEYWVPLDAVIEFKRDVYQLALTELSRFLRRPAQRPDSNKVRALRATRYPRVIGSQPFDASQVCSEVEPGASALDETPGGFLLRD; encoded by the coding sequence ATGCTGGATCGTGAAGGCTTTCGCCCGAACGTCGGCATCATCCTGCTGAACGCGCACAATGAGGTGTTTTGGGGCAAACGGCTTCGTGAGCATTCCTGGCAATTTCCGCAAGGGGGCATCAAGTATGGTGAGACCCCGATGCAGGCGATGTTCCGGGAACTGCATGAGGAAACCGGCCTGCTCCCCGAGCACGTCAAGATCATCGGTCGCACGCGCGACTGGTTGCGTTACGAGGTGCCTGACAAGTTCATCAAGCGCGAAGTCCGCGGGCATTATCGCGGACAGAAGCAGATCTGGTTTCTGCTGCGGATGGTCGGACGCGACTGCGACATTTGTCTGCGTGCCACCGACCACCCGGAGTTCGACGCCTGGCGCTGGAACGAGTACTGGGTGCCGCTCGACGCGGTGATCGAGTTCAAGCGGGATGTGTATCAGTTGGCGCTGACGGAACTGTCGCGCTTCCTGCGCCGGCCGGCGCAGCGGCCCGACAGCAACAAGGTGCGCGCCCTGCGGGCGACGCGCTATCCTCGCGTGATCGGCTCCCAGCCGTTCGACGCTTCGCAGGTCTGTTCCGAAGTCGAGCCGGGCGCCAGCGCGCTCGACGAGACGCCGGGCGGTTTCCTGCTGCGCGACTGA
- a CDS encoding proline--tRNA ligase gives MKASRFFIGTLKEAPADAEIVSHKLMVRAGMIRRVAGGIYNYLPIGLRSIRKVEAIVREEMNRAGAIELLMPAVQPAELWQESGRWEQYGPELLRIKDRKDNDFVIGPTHEEVVTDIARNQIKSYRQMPVNFYQIQTKFRDEIRPRFGVMRGREFIMKDAYSFDKDQAGLKESYRKMYDAYVRVFTRIGLEFRAVAADNGSIGGSGSHEFHVIADTGEDAIAYCPSSEFAANVEAAEALPLIASRAAPAEAMAKVATPGKAKCEAVAELLDIPLARTIKSIIVATENEGAEPTIWLLMLRGDHDLNEIKASRLPGLAGYRMATEAEIVEWFGTPPGYLGPIGTRKPVKVIADRTVANMSDFVVGANEVDYHIAGVNWGRDLPEPEVADLRNVQKGDPSPDGKGVLDICRGIEVGHVFQLGTKYSKAMGSTFLDEGGKPQPMEMGCYGIGITRILGAAIEQNFDDKGIIWPESIAPFEVVLCPMGYDRSEAVRNAADQLHADLLAAGIDVILDDRGERPGVMFADWELIGVPHRLVIGERGLKDGKIEYQGRRDTEASLLPAEGAALTVIEKVREALAR, from the coding sequence ATGAAAGCCTCCCGTTTCTTTATCGGCACCCTGAAGGAAGCTCCCGCCGACGCCGAGATCGTCAGCCACAAGCTGATGGTGCGCGCCGGCATGATTCGCCGCGTCGCCGGCGGCATCTACAACTATCTGCCGATCGGCCTGCGCTCGATCCGCAAGGTCGAGGCGATCGTGCGCGAGGAGATGAACCGGGCAGGCGCGATCGAACTGCTGATGCCGGCGGTGCAGCCGGCCGAGCTCTGGCAGGAATCGGGGCGCTGGGAGCAATACGGCCCCGAACTGCTGCGCATCAAGGACCGCAAGGACAACGACTTCGTGATCGGACCGACGCACGAGGAAGTGGTCACCGACATCGCGCGCAACCAGATCAAGAGCTACCGGCAGATGCCGGTGAACTTCTACCAGATCCAGACCAAGTTCCGCGACGAGATCCGTCCGCGCTTCGGCGTGATGCGCGGGCGCGAATTCATCATGAAGGACGCCTATTCCTTCGACAAGGACCAGGCCGGCCTCAAGGAGTCGTATCGCAAGATGTACGACGCCTATGTGCGCGTGTTCACGCGCATCGGCCTGGAGTTCCGCGCGGTGGCGGCCGACAACGGCTCGATCGGCGGCAGCGGCTCGCATGAGTTCCACGTGATCGCCGACACCGGCGAGGACGCGATCGCCTACTGCCCGAGCTCGGAGTTCGCCGCCAACGTCGAGGCCGCCGAGGCGCTGCCGCTGATCGCCAGCCGCGCGGCGCCGGCCGAGGCGATGGCCAAGGTCGCCACGCCCGGCAAGGCCAAGTGCGAGGCGGTCGCCGAACTGCTCGACATCCCCCTGGCACGCACCATCAAGTCGATCATCGTCGCCACCGAGAACGAGGGCGCCGAGCCCACCATCTGGCTGCTGATGCTGCGCGGCGACCACGATCTCAACGAGATCAAGGCCTCCAGGCTGCCGGGACTGGCTGGCTACCGGATGGCGACCGAAGCCGAGATCGTCGAATGGTTCGGCACGCCGCCGGGCTACCTGGGCCCGATCGGTACCCGGAAGCCGGTCAAGGTGATCGCCGATCGCACGGTCGCCAACATGAGCGATTTCGTGGTCGGTGCCAACGAGGTCGATTACCACATCGCCGGCGTGAACTGGGGCCGCGACCTGCCGGAACCGGAAGTCGCCGACCTGCGCAACGTGCAGAAGGGCGATCCCTCGCCGGACGGCAAGGGCGTGCTCGACATCTGCCGCGGCATCGAGGTCGGCCACGTGTTCCAGCTCGGCACCAAGTATTCGAAGGCGATGGGCTCGACCTTCCTCGACGAGGGCGGCAAGCCCCAGCCGATGGAGATGGGCTGCTACGGGATCGGCATCACGCGGATCCTCGGCGCCGCGATCGAACAGAACTTCGACGACAAGGGCATCATCTGGCCCGAATCGATCGCGCCGTTCGAGGTGGTGCTCTGTCCGATGGGCTATGACCGCAGCGAGGCGGTGCGCAATGCCGCCGACCAGCTCCACGCGGACCTGCTCGCTGCCGGCATCGACGTGATCCTCGACGATCGCGGCGAGCGCCCGGGCGTGATGTTCGCCGACTGGGAGCTGATCGGCGTGCCGCATCGCCTGGTGATCGGCGAGCGCGGCCTGAAGGATGGCAAGATCGAGTACCAGGGCCGCCGCGATACCGAAGCCAGCCTGTTGCCGGCCGAAGGCGCCGCCCTGACCGTCATCGAGAAGGTCCGCGAGGCGCTCGCGCGCTGA
- a CDS encoding MarC family protein, with translation MEYNFVSATVLLILITDPLGNIPLFIAALRHVPGPRRVRVILREIAIAFTILLLFMVVGDRFLRMMSLTDLSLRIGGGIVLFLIALRMIFPHPDGAFGNDPRGAEPFIVPLAIPALAGPSALATVMLLTSQAPGKTMEWVGALTVTMLVCAIVLVLAERIQRWLGERTVMAFERLMGLVLVAISVEMILAGIRAFVHQL, from the coding sequence ATGGAATACAACTTCGTGTCCGCGACGGTGCTGCTGATCCTGATCACGGATCCGCTCGGCAATATCCCGCTGTTCATCGCCGCGCTGCGCCATGTGCCGGGGCCGCGCCGCGTGCGCGTGATCCTGCGCGAGATCGCGATCGCCTTCACCATCCTGCTGCTGTTCATGGTGGTCGGCGACCGCTTCCTGCGGATGATGAGCCTGACCGACCTGTCCCTGCGTATCGGCGGCGGGATCGTGCTGTTCCTGATCGCGCTGCGGATGATCTTCCCGCACCCGGACGGCGCCTTCGGCAATGATCCGCGCGGCGCCGAGCCCTTCATCGTGCCGCTCGCGATTCCCGCCCTGGCCGGCCCCTCGGCGCTGGCCACCGTGATGCTGCTGACCTCGCAGGCGCCCGGCAAGACCATGGAGTGGGTCGGCGCGCTGACGGTGACGATGCTGGTCTGCGCGATCGTGCTGGTGCTGGCCGAGCGCATCCAGCGCTGGCTCGGCGAGCGCACCGTGATGGCCTTCGAGCGGCTGATGGGGCTGGTGCTGGTGGCGATCTCGGTGGAGATGATCCTGGCCGGCATCCGCGCCTTCGTGCACCAGCTGTAG
- a CDS encoding hypoxanthine-guanine phosphoribosyltransferase, translating into MNREEALQIFQHSEQIVSADEVNASIARMASAIRAEIGDAFPLVLSVMGGAAVFTGMLLPHLDFPLEFDYIHLTRYRNTTQGSPEMHWRVAPRESVKDRIVIVLDDILDEGETMAAIRDRILDMGAKRFLSAVLCEKTLAKAKPLHPDFCGFSVPDRYVFGCGMDAKGYWRNLPTIRALTAQF; encoded by the coding sequence ATGAACCGCGAAGAAGCTCTCCAGATATTCCAACACTCCGAACAGATCGTCTCCGCCGACGAGGTCAACGCGTCGATCGCCCGGATGGCTTCGGCGATCCGCGCCGAGATCGGCGACGCGTTCCCGCTCGTGCTGTCGGTGATGGGCGGCGCGGCCGTGTTCACGGGCATGCTGCTGCCCCATCTCGACTTCCCGCTCGAGTTCGACTACATCCACCTGACGCGCTACCGCAACACCACCCAGGGCAGCCCCGAGATGCACTGGCGCGTGGCGCCGCGCGAATCGGTGAAGGACCGCATCGTGATCGTGCTCGACGACATCCTCGACGAGGGCGAGACCATGGCAGCGATCCGCGACCGGATCCTCGACATGGGCGCCAAGCGCTTCCTGTCGGCGGTGCTCTGCGAGAAGACGCTGGCCAAGGCCAAGCCGCTGCATCCCGATTTCTGCGGTTTCTCGGTGCCGGATCGCTACGTGTTCGGCTGCGGGATGGACGCCAAGGGCTACTGGCGCAACCTGCCGACGATCCGCGCGCTGACCGCCCAGTTCTGA
- the ffh gene encoding signal recognition particle protein: MLDNLTQRMAHVVKTLRGEARLTEANTQEMLREVRLALLEADVALPVVREFIAKVKEKALGEEVLSSLSPGQALVAVVQKELTAVIGGDYEGKAAELNLAVTPPAVILMAGLQGAGKTTTVGKLAKLLRDKQKKKVLTVSCDVYRPAAIAQLKTVSEQVGADFFASTPDQKPVEIARAALDWAKRHYHDVLIVDTAGRLGIDEAMMKEIAELHAAINPAETLFVVDAMLGQDAVNTAKAFNDALPLTGVVLTKLDGDSRGGAALSVRHITGKPIKFVGVAEKLDGLEVFHPDRMANRILGMGDILALVEEAQRGVDMKAAQKLADKVKKGGDFDLNDFRAQISQMKNMGGLSSLMDKLPAQFQQAAAGANMGQAEKQIRRMEGIINSMTPAERAKPELIKATRKRRIAAGAGVPVQEVNRMLNQYDQMRTMMKKLKGGNMQKMMRGLKGMMPGLR; the protein is encoded by the coding sequence ATGCTCGACAATCTCACCCAACGGATGGCGCACGTCGTCAAGACGCTGCGCGGCGAAGCCCGTCTCACCGAGGCGAACACGCAGGAAATGCTGCGCGAGGTCCGGCTCGCGCTGCTCGAGGCCGACGTCGCGCTGCCCGTGGTCCGCGAATTCATCGCCAAGGTCAAGGAGAAGGCGCTCGGCGAGGAGGTGCTCAGCAGCCTGTCGCCGGGCCAGGCGCTGGTCGCCGTGGTGCAGAAGGAACTGACCGCCGTGATCGGCGGCGACTACGAGGGCAAGGCCGCCGAGCTGAACCTGGCCGTCACGCCGCCGGCCGTCATCCTGATGGCGGGCCTGCAGGGCGCGGGCAAGACCACCACGGTCGGCAAGCTCGCCAAGCTGCTGCGCGACAAGCAGAAGAAGAAGGTGCTGACGGTGTCCTGCGACGTCTACCGTCCCGCCGCGATCGCCCAGCTCAAAACGGTGAGCGAACAGGTCGGCGCCGACTTCTTCGCCTCCACCCCGGACCAGAAGCCGGTCGAGATCGCGCGCGCCGCGCTCGACTGGGCCAAGCGCCACTACCACGACGTACTGATCGTCGACACGGCCGGCCGCCTCGGTATCGACGAGGCGATGATGAAGGAGATCGCCGAGCTGCACGCGGCGATCAACCCGGCCGAAACGCTGTTCGTGGTCGACGCGATGCTGGGTCAGGATGCCGTCAACACCGCCAAGGCCTTCAACGACGCCCTGCCGCTCACCGGCGTGGTGCTCACCAAGCTCGACGGCGATTCGCGCGGCGGCGCGGCGCTGTCGGTGCGCCACATCACCGGCAAGCCGATCAAGTTCGTCGGCGTGGCCGAGAAGCTCGACGGCCTCGAGGTGTTCCACCCGGACCGGATGGCGAACCGGATCCTCGGCATGGGCGACATCCTCGCCCTGGTCGAGGAGGCGCAGCGCGGCGTCGACATGAAGGCCGCGCAGAAGCTCGCCGACAAGGTCAAGAAGGGCGGCGACTTCGACCTCAACGATTTCCGCGCGCAGATCTCGCAGATGAAGAACATGGGCGGGCTGTCCTCGCTGATGGACAAGCTGCCGGCGCAGTTCCAGCAGGCCGCGGCCGGCGCCAACATGGGCCAGGCCGAGAAGCAGATCCGCCGCATGGAGGGCATCATCAACTCGATGACGCCGGCCGAGCGCGCCAAGCCCGAGCTGATCAAGGCCACCCGCAAGCGCCGCATCGCCGCCGGCGCCGGCGTGCCGGTGCAGGAGGTCAACCGGATGCTGAACCAGTACGACCAGATGCGCACCATGATGAAGAAGCTCAAGGGCGGCAACATGCAGAAGATGATGCGCGGCCTGAAGGGCATGATGCCGGGCCTGCGCTGA
- a CDS encoding cytochrome C assembly family protein, with protein MDIVLYALTALLYGGLSVAGWRAHRSGLAQPLVASVPAVPRETRPSAASGVSGTGRALLFAALVSHGVLLHATIFPHDAMLFGFAFALSAMFWLGAGIYWIESFFFPLDSLRLLVLPLACVASLLPLGFGGVRVLPYAAAPLFKMHFLIANIAYGLFAIAALHAVLMLMVERRLHALRQGSRIESAGFLAGWLETLPPLLTLEKLLFRLIGAGFVLLTLTLASGILFSEQVDARALRFDHKTVFAILSWFMFGGILVARRLSGWRGRGAARWVLASFGALLLAYVGSRFVLEVLLHRSVV; from the coding sequence ATGGATATTGTACTGTATGCCCTCACCGCGCTCCTGTACGGCGGCCTGTCCGTCGCGGGATGGCGGGCGCACCGTTCCGGCCTGGCGCAGCCGCTGGTCGCGAGCGTGCCGGCCGTGCCGCGCGAGACGCGTCCGTCCGCTGCGTCCGGGGTGAGCGGAACCGGCCGCGCGCTGCTGTTCGCGGCCCTGGTCTCGCACGGCGTGCTGCTGCACGCCACCATCTTCCCGCACGACGCGATGCTGTTCGGCTTCGCGTTCGCGCTCTCGGCGATGTTCTGGCTCGGTGCCGGCATCTACTGGATCGAGAGCTTCTTCTTCCCGCTCGACAGCCTGCGCCTGCTGGTGCTGCCGCTGGCCTGCGTGGCCTCGCTGCTGCCGCTCGGCTTCGGCGGCGTGCGCGTGCTGCCCTATGCGGCCGCGCCATTGTTCAAGATGCACTTCCTGATCGCCAACATCGCCTATGGATTGTTCGCGATCGCGGCCCTGCACGCGGTGCTGATGCTGATGGTGGAGCGTCGCCTGCACGCGCTGCGCCAGGGCAGCCGGATCGAGTCGGCGGGTTTCCTGGCCGGCTGGCTGGAGACGCTGCCGCCGCTGCTCACGCTCGAGAAGCTGTTGTTCCGCCTGATCGGCGCCGGCTTCGTCCTGCTCACGCTGACGCTCGCCTCGGGCATCCTGTTCAGCGAGCAGGTCGACGCGCGTGCGCTGCGCTTCGACCACAAGACGGTGTTCGCGATCCTCTCGTGGTTCATGTTCGGCGGTATCCTCGTCGCGCGCCGGCTGTCCGGCTGGCGCGGACGCGGTGCCGCGCGCTGGGTGCTAGCCTCGTTCGGCGCGCTGTTGCTCGCCTATGTCGGCAGCCGCTTCGTGCTCGAGGTGCTGCTGCACCGTTCCGTGGTCTGA
- a CDS encoding PP0621 family protein produces the protein MRNLLLLILLFFAGSWLARKLRQAQERTGRDGAAAGSSARGAGGPGFGGGAQPAARRPASLPEPMVRCAVCGVHTPKGEAIAAAGEYFCCPEHAARQTSSAGRDAS, from the coding sequence ATGCGTAACCTTCTTCTGCTGATCCTCCTGTTCTTCGCCGGCTCCTGGCTCGCGCGCAAGCTGCGCCAGGCGCAGGAGCGCACCGGGCGCGACGGCGCCGCCGCCGGCTCCTCGGCACGCGGTGCCGGCGGGCCAGGCTTCGGTGGCGGCGCGCAGCCTGCGGCCAGGCGGCCCGCCTCGCTGCCCGAGCCGATGGTGCGCTGCGCCGTGTGCGGCGTCCACACGCCCAAGGGCGAGGCGATCGCGGCGGCCGGCGAGTACTTCTGCTGTCCCGAGCACGCGGCGCGCCAGACCAGCTCGGCCGGCCGCGACGCGTCGTGA